A single genomic interval of Borrelia duttonii Ly harbors:
- a CDS encoding P12 family lipoprotein: MLLLVLVKYFFEKSQKTLKEAITERLKNKHRSSWERKRNIDAIARRSRSEAESSLKQLESASSKIGEVMGRKKDIEELIENAKSVLGGF, encoded by the coding sequence CTGGTAAAGTATTTTTTTGAGAAATCACAAAAGACTTTGAAAGAAGCTATTACTGAAAGATTAAAAAATAAACATAGGAGTTCCTGGGAAAGAAAAAGAAATATTGATGCAATAGCTAGAAGGTCGAGAAGTGAAGCAGAAAGTTCTTTAAAGCAATTAGAATCTGCTTCTTCTAAGATAGGTGAAGTAATGGGAAGAAAGAAAGATATAGAAGAACTTATTGAAAATGCAAAATCTGTTCTTGGAGGGTTTTAA